The window ATCATTCCGCCCGACCAGCGGCCGCGCGTCGTGCTCCGCTACACCGACCAGCGCGACCTGCTGGTGTCGGGGTTGCTGGACGGCGGCAGCGACATCGCGCAGCGGGCGATGGTCGTGGACGCGCCGCTGGGCAAGGGGCACGTCGTGATGTTCGCCAACAACCCCGTCTATCGTGGCGAGACGATCGGAGCGTACGCGCTGGTGTTCAACGCGATCATGAATTGGGACAACCTGAACGCGGGGCGGGTGCTGGACCAGCGGTAGGATGTAGGATGGGAGGACTGGATGAAGCGGCGGGGCGGCCACGGCGGGGACCGCCCCGCCGTGCGTAGGGCCCCGGCACGAAAGAAAATGGTTTGACTAGTCTGACCATATGACGTAGGTTTGGCGCATGCGCGACACCTACTCGCTGTACGAAGCCAAGGCCAAGCTGTCGGCCATCGTGCGCCGCGTGCGCGAAGGGCACACGGTGGTGGTGACCGTGCACGGCGAGCCGGCCGTGGAGATCCGGCCCATCGCCGCCGAGTCGGAGGACCTGAGTGCCCGACTGAGGGCTCTCGGCGAACGCGGCATCCTCGTCGAGCCCGCGGATCCGCGGGCGGCACTCCGACCAGGAGCGCCGAAGCGTGGCGCGCTCAAGCGGTTCCTCGCCGATCGCGACGGATGAGAGTCGCCTACGTGGATACGTCGTGCCTGGTCGCGCTCGAGTTCGGTGAACGGGGCGCGGCGACATTGGCACGGCGGCTCGGCGGCTTCGATCGCCTGGTCGCGTCCAATCTGCTGGAGGCCGAACTGCGCGCCGCCTGCCTCCGAGAGGGGCGTGACGCGCCGGCCGCCGCGCTGCAGGCCGTCTCCTGGATCGTGCCCGACCGTCCCCTCACGCCGGAGATCGCTCGGGTGCTCGATGCGGGGTACGTCCGCGGCGCCGACTGCTGGCACTTGGCCACTGCACTGTACGTGGGCGGAGACGCAGCGGCCATTTCGTTCGTGACGCTGGATGGGGCACAGGGGCGCGTCGCGCGCGCGCTTGGTTTCGCCCAAGACTGAAATCCGCAACTGTATAGGAGTGTGGTCCTTGCCCCGGGGG of the Gemmatimonadaceae bacterium genome contains:
- a CDS encoding PIN domain-containing protein; this encodes MRVAYVDTSCLVALEFGERGAATLARRLGGFDRLVASNLLEAELRAACLREGRDAPAAALQAVSWIVPDRPLTPEIARVLDAGYVRGADCWHLATALYVGGDAAAISFVTLDGAQGRVARALGFAQD
- a CDS encoding type II toxin-antitoxin system prevent-host-death family antitoxin, yielding MRDTYSLYEAKAKLSAIVRRVREGHTVVVTVHGEPAVEIRPIAAESEDLSARLRALGERGILVEPADPRAALRPGAPKRGALKRFLADRDG